In Malus sylvestris chromosome 16, drMalSylv7.2, whole genome shotgun sequence, the following are encoded in one genomic region:
- the LOC126608554 gene encoding 2-hydroxyisoflavanone dehydratase-like has translation MACIAKEVETELLPFLRVYKDGYVERLLGSQYVPPLLDDPETGVSSKDITISQDPLIKARVFLPKLDEPHQKLPVLVYYHGGGFCVESAFSSDHHRYLDGLVSQAKVVAVSVEYRMAPEHYLPAAYEDGWAALQWIASHFSENVIDDEPWLTNHGNSERFFLGGDSAGANIAHNIAMKVGKEGLPGGLKVLGVSLTHPYFCGSKEIGSETCEDPEDFGCLVWNFVYPSAPGGVDCPMINPVAPDAPSLAGLACSRLFVSVSENDELRHRGIAYYEAVKESGWEGEAELVEVEGEDHAFHILKFETPKAKDLTRKVADFLTK, from the coding sequence ATGGCTTGCATTGCAAAGGAGGTAGAGACAGAGCTTCTCCCCTTTCTTCgagtctacaaggacggctaTGTCGAGCGACTCTTAGGCTCTCAATACGTTCCCCCGTTGCTCGATGACCCTGAAACGGGAGTCTCCTCCAAAGACATCACCATTTCACAAGACCCCTTGATCAAAGCCAGAGTCTTTCTTCCAAAACTCGATGAACCACATCAGAAACTCCCCGTCTTGGTCTACTACCATGGTGGGGGTTTCTGCGTTGAGTCCGCCTTCTCATCCGATCACCACCGCTATCTTGACGGGTTGGTCTCCCAAGCCAAGGTTGTTGCTGTGTCGGTCGAGTATAGGATGGCTCCTGAACACTATCTCCCTGCTGCATATGAAGACGGCTGGGCTGCTCTCCAATGGATTGCCTCGCATTTCTCTGAAAACGTCATTGATGACGAGCCCTGGTTGACAAATCATGGAAATTCGGAACGTTTTTTTCTCGGTGGAGATAGTGCGGGAGCCAATATTGCTCATAACATTGCCATGAAAGTTGGGAAGGAGGGCTTGCCTGGTGGTTTAAAGGTGTTGGGAGTCTCTCTAACGCACCCTTACTTTTGCGGTTCAAAGGAAATTGGATCGGAGACTTGTGAAGATCCTGAGGACTTTGGATGTCTGGTTTGGAACTTTGTATACCCTTCAGCGCCAGGCGGTGTTGATTGTCCGATGATCAATCCGGTGGCTCCAGACGCACCGAGCCTGGCGGGACTCGCGTGTTCGCGGTTGTTTGTGAGTGTTTCTGAGAATGATGAACTGAGACATAGAGGCATAGCTTACTATGAAGCAGTGAAGGAAAGTGGGTGGGAAGGAGAAGCTGAGCTGGTTGAAGTGGAAGGAGAGGATCATgcatttcatattttgaaatttGAGACTCCAAAAGCTAAGGATTTGACCAGAAAAGTGGCCGACTTTCTCACCAAGTAA